One Periophthalmus magnuspinnatus isolate fPerMag1 chromosome 8, fPerMag1.2.pri, whole genome shotgun sequence genomic window carries:
- the axin2 gene encoding axin-2 isoform X1, giving the protein MSRALMDHISSSFREDAPRPPVPGGEGDAPCYPTKPTVMKPLESPKSAVLGSPSSSRRNEDGLGEPEGSASPDSPLSRWTKSLHSLLGDQDGALLFRTFLEQEQCVDTVDFWFACNGFRQMDLKDPKTQRVAKAIYKRYIENDSIVAKQLKPATKTFIRDYIKKQHIDSAMFDQAQTEIQSNMEESAYQLFMTSDIYLEYVRTGGENPAHVSANGLADLKAVCGYMSTLPEEEEWSCDFKTKALIGLTTSVQRTPMSLRAVEVMERSYRSYRRGGQCHGGSFAPVCSTNDSEVSSDALTDDSMSLTDGSVDGIPPYKLGSKKQLQREMQRNMRMNSQVSLPAFPRTRRPPKEVVPLEPAKFAKQLIARLESLKQEQDRGEERLQQIQEEDEREDAEILGSSPQLSHHQLSILSGSSDEDPQAILDEHLSRVLKSPGCQSPAVTRHSPRSTSPEQRPLALALKGLVRSGTPVSTLEQGSVMVSLGPNRTVISRQSTKHIHHHYIHHHASPKSKEQIEREAALRVHRLCSSAECQPGPPYQRSRSLGREMCGAVTIDSTMGRSSSLSRCLCRPGAEDGSAERCSEECVALQLPSDTTDPAKNVLQWILESKRQSRHKSSSQTTKKAFGSSSTQTHIWGGGGSCGHLRSHQPAQPFIQDPAMPPLPPPNTLAQLEEACRRLEEVSTKTTKQRHSLSSVPREKSHLVPVQSGTLNPQPQANSPSRQLSNVQSEEMKEHKKAIGNVSVCSIGETVVTYFFCGEEIPYRRTMKSHSLTLGHFKEQLRKKGNYRYYFKKASDEFECGAVFEEVSDDSSPLPMYEGKILGKVERMD; this is encoded by the exons ATGAGCCGGGCGCTTATGGACCATATCTCCAGTAGTTTCCGAGAAGATGCTCCTCGACCCCCGGTGCCTGGAGGGGAGGGCGATGCGCCCTGCTACCCCACCAAACCCACAGTAATGAAACCTTTGGAATCTCCTAAGTCAGCTGTGCTGGGCTCTCCGAGCTCCTCCAGGAGGAACGAGGATGGTCTTGGGGAGCCAGAGGGGAGTGCCTCCCCAGATTCACCGCTGTCCCGCTGGACTAAATCTTTGCACTCTCTCCTTGGAGACCAGGATGGTGCTCTCTTGTTCAGGACATTTCTGGAGCAGGAACAGTGTGTTGATACTGTAGACTTTTGGTTTGCCTGCAATGGCTTCAGGCAAATGGACCTCAAAGATCCCAAAACTCAGAGAGTGGCCAAAGCTATTTACAAGCGTTACATAGAAAATGACAGCATTGTTGCCAAACAGCTCAAACCTGCTACAAAAACCTTTATAAGGGATTATATCAAGAAGCAGCATATCGACTCTGCCATGTTCGACCAGGCTCAGACAGAGATTCAAAGCAACATGGAGGAGAGTGCCTACCAGCTGTTCATGACTTCGGACATTTACCTGGAGTATGTGAGGACTGGGGGAGAGAACCCCGCTCACGTCAGTGCCAACGGCCTGGCCGACCTCAAGGCAGTGTGTGGCTACATGTCCACACTgccggaggaggaggagtggagctgTGACTTCAAAACCAAAGCCCTCATTGGACTAACCACCAGCGTGCAGCGGACCCCCATGTCCCTGAGGGCAGTGGAGGTGATGGAGAGGAGCTACAG ATCCTACAGGAGAGGAGGGCAGTGCCATGGGGGCTCGTTCGCTCCTGTTTGCAGCACCAACGACAGTGAGGTGTCCAGTGACGCGCTGACAGACGACTCCATGTCTCTAACCGATGGCAGTGT AGATGGCATCCCTCCGTACAAACTGGGCTCCAAAAAGCAGCTACAGCGGGAGATGCAGCGAAACATGAGGATGAACAGCCAAGTGTCTCTGCCTGCCTTTCCT CGTACTCGACGTCCCCCAAAAGAAGTTGTCCCATTGGAGCCTGCTAAATTTGCCAAGCAGCTGATAGCCCGACTGGAGAGCCTCAAACAAGAGCAGGACAGAGGCGAGGagaggctacagcagatccAAGAG GAGGATGAACGAGAAGATGCAGAGATTTTGGGAAGCTCACCCCAGCTCTCTCACCACCAACTGTCCATCCTGTCCGGCTCCTCTGATGAAGACCCACAGGCCATCCTCGACGAGCACTTATCCCGTGTCCTGAAAAGTCCCGGCTGCCAATCGCCCGCCGTCACCCGCCATTCCCCCCGCTCCACCTCCCCTGAGCAACGGCCTCTCGCACTGGCACTGAAGGGCCTGGTGCGCTCCGGGACCCCTGTGTCAACACTGGAACAGGGGTCGGTCATGGTCTCCCTGGGGCCAAACCGGACTGTGATCAGCAGGCAGAGCACAAAGCACATCCACCATCACTACATCCACCACCACGCCAGTCCCAAAAGCAAGGAGCAGATCGAGAGGGAGGCAGCTCTCCGAGTGCACCGCCTATGCTCCAGTGCAGAGTGTCAGCCCGGGCCGCCTTACCAACGTAGTCGCAGCCTGGGAAGAGAGATGTGTGGAGCTGTTACCATTGACAGCACCATGGG GAGGTCCAGTTCTCTGTCCAGGTGCCTGTGCCGGCCTGGAGCAGAGGATGGGTCTGCAGAGAGGTGCTCAGAGGAGTGTGTGGCTCTGCAGCTGCCCAGCGACACAACGGATCCCGCCAAaaatgtgctgcagtggatTTTGGAGAGCAAACGCCAAAGCAGGCACAAGTCTAG TAGCCAAACCACCAAAAAGGCATTTGGAAGCTCGTCGACCCAGACTCACATATGGGGCGGGGGCGGAAGCTGTGGCCATCTCCGGAGCCACCAACCAGCACAACCGTTCATCCAAGACCCTGCCATGCCCCCACTGCCCCCACCTAACACCCTAGCCCAGCTAGAGGAGGCCTGCCGGAGACTGGAAGAGGTCTCGACAAAGACCACCAAGCAGAG ACATTCGTTATCCAGTGTCCCACGCGAGAAGAGCCATTTAGTGCCTGTCCAGAGTGGGACATTGAACCCGCAACCTCAAGCCAACTCACCTAGTCGCCAGCTCTCAAACGTCCAATCAGAAGA GATGAAGGAGCATAAGAAAGCAATAGGAAACGTCTCAGTGTGCAGTATTGGGGAGACAGTGGTGACATACTTCTTCTGTGGGGAGGAGATCCCTTATCGCAGGACCATGAAGAGCCACAGTCTGACCCTGGGACACTTTAAGGAGCAGCTTCGTAAGAAGGGCAACTACAG GTACTACTTCAAAAAAGCCAGTGACGAGTTCGAATGTGgtgctgtttttgaagaggtatcGGACGACTCCTCTCCACTGCCCATGTACGAAGGAAAGATCTTAGGAAAAGTGGAGCGGATGGACTGA
- the axin2 gene encoding axin-2 isoform X2: MSRALMDHISSSFREDAPRPPVPGGEGDAPCYPTKPTVMKPLESPKSAVLGSPSSSRRNEDGLGEPEGSASPDSPLSRWTKSLHSLLGDQDGALLFRTFLEQEQCVDTVDFWFACNGFRQMDLKDPKTQRVAKAIYKRYIENDSIVAKQLKPATKTFIRDYIKKQHIDSAMFDQAQTEIQSNMEESAYQLFMTSDIYLEYVRTGGENPAHVSANGLADLKAVCGYMSTLPEEEEWSCDFKTKALIGLTTSVQRTPMSLRAVEVMERSYRSYRRGGQCHGGSFAPVCSTNDSEVSSDALTDDSMSLTDGSVDGIPPYKLGSKKQLQREMQRNMRMNSQVSLPAFPRTRRPPKEVVPLEPAKFAKQLIARLESLKQEQDRGEERLQQIQEEDEREDAEILGSSPQLSHHQLSILSGSSDEDPQAILDEHLSRVLKSPGCQSPAVTRHSPRSTSPEQRPLALALKGLVRSGTPVSTLEQGSVMVSLGPNRTVISRQSTKHIHHHYIHHHASPKSKEQIEREAALRVHRLCSSAECQPGPPYQRSRSLGREMCGAVTIDSTMGRSSSLSRCLCRPGAEDGSAERCSEECVALQLPSDTTDPAKNVLQWILESKRQSRHKSSQTTKKAFGSSSTQTHIWGGGGSCGHLRSHQPAQPFIQDPAMPPLPPPNTLAQLEEACRRLEEVSTKTTKQRHSLSSVPREKSHLVPVQSGTLNPQPQANSPSRQLSNVQSEEMKEHKKAIGNVSVCSIGETVVTYFFCGEEIPYRRTMKSHSLTLGHFKEQLRKKGNYRYYFKKASDEFECGAVFEEVSDDSSPLPMYEGKILGKVERMD, from the exons ATGAGCCGGGCGCTTATGGACCATATCTCCAGTAGTTTCCGAGAAGATGCTCCTCGACCCCCGGTGCCTGGAGGGGAGGGCGATGCGCCCTGCTACCCCACCAAACCCACAGTAATGAAACCTTTGGAATCTCCTAAGTCAGCTGTGCTGGGCTCTCCGAGCTCCTCCAGGAGGAACGAGGATGGTCTTGGGGAGCCAGAGGGGAGTGCCTCCCCAGATTCACCGCTGTCCCGCTGGACTAAATCTTTGCACTCTCTCCTTGGAGACCAGGATGGTGCTCTCTTGTTCAGGACATTTCTGGAGCAGGAACAGTGTGTTGATACTGTAGACTTTTGGTTTGCCTGCAATGGCTTCAGGCAAATGGACCTCAAAGATCCCAAAACTCAGAGAGTGGCCAAAGCTATTTACAAGCGTTACATAGAAAATGACAGCATTGTTGCCAAACAGCTCAAACCTGCTACAAAAACCTTTATAAGGGATTATATCAAGAAGCAGCATATCGACTCTGCCATGTTCGACCAGGCTCAGACAGAGATTCAAAGCAACATGGAGGAGAGTGCCTACCAGCTGTTCATGACTTCGGACATTTACCTGGAGTATGTGAGGACTGGGGGAGAGAACCCCGCTCACGTCAGTGCCAACGGCCTGGCCGACCTCAAGGCAGTGTGTGGCTACATGTCCACACTgccggaggaggaggagtggagctgTGACTTCAAAACCAAAGCCCTCATTGGACTAACCACCAGCGTGCAGCGGACCCCCATGTCCCTGAGGGCAGTGGAGGTGATGGAGAGGAGCTACAG ATCCTACAGGAGAGGAGGGCAGTGCCATGGGGGCTCGTTCGCTCCTGTTTGCAGCACCAACGACAGTGAGGTGTCCAGTGACGCGCTGACAGACGACTCCATGTCTCTAACCGATGGCAGTGT AGATGGCATCCCTCCGTACAAACTGGGCTCCAAAAAGCAGCTACAGCGGGAGATGCAGCGAAACATGAGGATGAACAGCCAAGTGTCTCTGCCTGCCTTTCCT CGTACTCGACGTCCCCCAAAAGAAGTTGTCCCATTGGAGCCTGCTAAATTTGCCAAGCAGCTGATAGCCCGACTGGAGAGCCTCAAACAAGAGCAGGACAGAGGCGAGGagaggctacagcagatccAAGAG GAGGATGAACGAGAAGATGCAGAGATTTTGGGAAGCTCACCCCAGCTCTCTCACCACCAACTGTCCATCCTGTCCGGCTCCTCTGATGAAGACCCACAGGCCATCCTCGACGAGCACTTATCCCGTGTCCTGAAAAGTCCCGGCTGCCAATCGCCCGCCGTCACCCGCCATTCCCCCCGCTCCACCTCCCCTGAGCAACGGCCTCTCGCACTGGCACTGAAGGGCCTGGTGCGCTCCGGGACCCCTGTGTCAACACTGGAACAGGGGTCGGTCATGGTCTCCCTGGGGCCAAACCGGACTGTGATCAGCAGGCAGAGCACAAAGCACATCCACCATCACTACATCCACCACCACGCCAGTCCCAAAAGCAAGGAGCAGATCGAGAGGGAGGCAGCTCTCCGAGTGCACCGCCTATGCTCCAGTGCAGAGTGTCAGCCCGGGCCGCCTTACCAACGTAGTCGCAGCCTGGGAAGAGAGATGTGTGGAGCTGTTACCATTGACAGCACCATGGG GAGGTCCAGTTCTCTGTCCAGGTGCCTGTGCCGGCCTGGAGCAGAGGATGGGTCTGCAGAGAGGTGCTCAGAGGAGTGTGTGGCTCTGCAGCTGCCCAGCGACACAACGGATCCCGCCAAaaatgtgctgcagtggatTTTGGAGAGCAAACGCCAAAGCAGGCACAAGTCTAG CCAAACCACCAAAAAGGCATTTGGAAGCTCGTCGACCCAGACTCACATATGGGGCGGGGGCGGAAGCTGTGGCCATCTCCGGAGCCACCAACCAGCACAACCGTTCATCCAAGACCCTGCCATGCCCCCACTGCCCCCACCTAACACCCTAGCCCAGCTAGAGGAGGCCTGCCGGAGACTGGAAGAGGTCTCGACAAAGACCACCAAGCAGAG ACATTCGTTATCCAGTGTCCCACGCGAGAAGAGCCATTTAGTGCCTGTCCAGAGTGGGACATTGAACCCGCAACCTCAAGCCAACTCACCTAGTCGCCAGCTCTCAAACGTCCAATCAGAAGA GATGAAGGAGCATAAGAAAGCAATAGGAAACGTCTCAGTGTGCAGTATTGGGGAGACAGTGGTGACATACTTCTTCTGTGGGGAGGAGATCCCTTATCGCAGGACCATGAAGAGCCACAGTCTGACCCTGGGACACTTTAAGGAGCAGCTTCGTAAGAAGGGCAACTACAG GTACTACTTCAAAAAAGCCAGTGACGAGTTCGAATGTGgtgctgtttttgaagaggtatcGGACGACTCCTCTCCACTGCCCATGTACGAAGGAAAGATCTTAGGAAAAGTGGAGCGGATGGACTGA